In a single window of the Veillonella sp. genome:
- a CDS encoding Fur family transcriptional regulator: protein MNTTNWPEGIKKTKQREAIWSVLTTTDKPITAMEIAERLGDGSTTWMSTIYRTLELLETKDIVTRTTLMGSDMAYYEITPHTHRHYAVCTKCGAMIPLHTCPVVEMPQELTDAGFTVTEHHLEIAGICKDCKNKG, encoded by the coding sequence ATGAATACAACAAATTGGCCTGAAGGCATAAAAAAGACCAAACAGCGCGAAGCCATTTGGTCCGTATTAACAACTACAGATAAACCGATTACTGCTATGGAAATCGCAGAGCGATTGGGCGATGGTAGCACCACATGGATGTCTACCATTTACCGCACCCTTGAATTATTAGAAACAAAAGATATTGTTACCCGTACAACACTCATGGGTAGCGATATGGCCTATTATGAGATTACCCCTCATACGCATCGTCACTATGCAGTATGTACTAAATGTGGCGCCATGATTCCGCTCCACACCTGCCCTGTCGTAGAAATGCCACAGGAACTAACAGATGCAGGATTTACAGTGACAGAACATCACTTGGAAATAGCGGGGATCTGTAAGGACTGCAAGAATAAAGGTTAA
- a CDS encoding anaerobic C4-dicarboxylate transporter: MDIYVIMQVIILFGAIFLGVRLGGMGIGYAGGLGVVLLSLGMGMFPGQIPWDVILIIMSAIAAICALQLAGGLDYLVRIAEGILRKNPKHINYLAPTVTYFLTLLAGTGHTAFSMIPVIVEVAKSENIKPSVPLSIAVVASQIGITASPVSAAVVAMSGFLEPYGVNYPTLLAICISTTFVAVMITAFIMSTFANNDLSSDPVYQERLAAGHVAPPREKSADFHLKPGAKTSVLIFLIGIICIVFYATAISKNIGLIKPVIFGRNDAIVGFMMIIAAAITFFCKIDTAQLVNTSTFKSGLSACVCVLGVAWLGDTFVKGHIPEIKALASSLVTAYPFLLAVAFFFASTLLYSQAATTQALVPAVILALGITPENPGSVYIIIASFAAVSALFVLPTYPTLLGAVQMDDTGSTRIGKLVFNHPFFIPGVLAIAIAVALGFVVAPLML, translated from the coding sequence ATGGACATTTATGTAATTATGCAAGTTATTATTTTATTTGGTGCCATCTTCCTCGGCGTTCGTCTTGGTGGGATGGGCATCGGTTACGCTGGCGGCCTTGGTGTAGTGTTGTTAAGCCTTGGCATGGGGATGTTCCCAGGGCAGATTCCTTGGGATGTAATTCTCATCATCATGTCTGCTATCGCTGCTATTTGTGCTTTACAACTCGCTGGCGGTCTCGATTATTTGGTGCGTATTGCAGAAGGTATTTTGCGTAAAAATCCTAAGCATATCAACTACTTAGCACCAACAGTTACGTATTTCTTAACGCTATTGGCTGGTACAGGTCATACAGCATTCTCTATGATTCCTGTTATTGTAGAGGTGGCAAAAAGTGAAAACATTAAGCCATCTGTACCATTATCCATCGCCGTTGTAGCAAGCCAAATCGGTATTACAGCGAGCCCAGTATCCGCCGCAGTTGTTGCTATGAGTGGTTTCCTTGAACCATATGGTGTCAACTATCCAACATTGCTTGCCATCTGTATTTCTACAACATTCGTAGCGGTTATGATTACGGCATTTATCATGTCTACCTTCGCGAATAATGATTTGTCTTCCGATCCAGTTTACCAAGAACGTTTGGCAGCAGGTCATGTGGCTCCACCTCGTGAAAAGAGTGCTGATTTCCACTTGAAACCAGGTGCGAAAACTTCTGTATTGATTTTCTTGATTGGTATTATTTGTATCGTATTCTATGCAACTGCTATCTCCAAGAACATTGGTCTTATTAAACCAGTTATCTTTGGTCGAAATGATGCCATCGTTGGTTTCATGATGATTATTGCAGCGGCTATTACATTTTTCTGTAAGATTGATACAGCACAACTTGTTAATACAAGCACATTCAAATCCGGTTTATCCGCATGTGTCTGCGTACTAGGCGTAGCATGGTTGGGCGATACTTTCGTAAAAGGTCATATCCCTGAAATTAAAGCTCTAGCATCTAGCTTGGTAACAGCCTATCCATTCCTATTAGCGGTAGCATTCTTCTTTGCTAGTACATTGTTGTATAGCCAAGCGGCAACTACACAAGCGTTGGTACCGGCTGTAATTCTGGCTCTCGGTATTACTCCAGAAAACCCAGGATCCGTATATATCATTATCGCATCATTCGCAGCCGTATCTGCCCTCTTCGTATTGCCTACATACCCAACACTCTTGGGGGCTGTACAAATGGACGATACCGGCTCAACACGAATCGGGAAACTTGTATTTAACCATCCGTTCTTCATCCCTGGTGTACTTGCCATCGCTATCGCAGTAGCACTTGGCTTCGTAGTGGCTCCATTGATGTTGTAA
- the bioA gene encoding adenosylmethionine--8-amino-7-oxononanoate transaminase → MAEKQLSQAAQWDHEFVWHPFTQMQDWLAQEPVVIERGEGVYLIDENGKKYYDGVSSLWVNIHGHNHPVLNQALKEQVDKIAHSTLLGLVSPPSAQLCKELVELAPEGLNKVFLSDDGSTAIEVAIKMAYQYRQLVGQTKKTKFIALNAGYHGDTLGTVSVGGIQLFHQVFHNLLFKPLTLPSPGVYRDVADREKAFEESLAELERILNEEGDEITALVMEPLVQAAAGMLVMPHGYLKRVRELTAKHDVFLIVDEVATGFGRTGKFFACEHEGVAPDFMTLSKGITGGYMPLAATLTTQRVFDAFLGTFEEKKTFYHGHSYTGNALACAVALASLQVFRDEKVIEGLPKKIEAFTNALKPIENLKHVKEVRQRGLIVGIELEKDVATHEAYRPNDAVGAKVAILAREQGLICRPIGDVVILMPPLASTVEQLEDMVRIVGESIQRATEEEGILEDLRPIIL, encoded by the coding sequence ATGGCAGAGAAACAGCTTTCACAAGCAGCACAGTGGGACCATGAGTTTGTATGGCATCCATTTACACAAATGCAAGATTGGTTAGCACAAGAACCAGTAGTAATCGAACGTGGTGAGGGGGTATACCTCATCGATGAGAACGGTAAAAAGTATTATGACGGCGTGTCCTCCTTATGGGTTAATATTCATGGACACAATCATCCTGTATTAAACCAAGCCTTGAAGGAACAAGTGGATAAGATTGCTCATAGCACATTGCTCGGTCTTGTAAGCCCGCCATCTGCACAGTTGTGTAAAGAATTGGTAGAGCTCGCGCCAGAAGGCTTAAATAAAGTATTCTTATCCGATGATGGCAGTACGGCTATTGAAGTTGCTATCAAGATGGCCTACCAATATCGCCAACTTGTAGGACAAACAAAGAAAACTAAGTTCATTGCCCTTAATGCAGGCTATCACGGGGATACATTAGGCACCGTATCTGTAGGTGGTATTCAATTATTCCACCAAGTATTCCATAATTTATTATTCAAACCTTTGACATTGCCAAGCCCTGGTGTATATCGCGATGTAGCTGATCGAGAAAAAGCCTTTGAAGAGTCTTTGGCCGAATTAGAACGCATCCTCAACGAAGAGGGCGATGAAATCACAGCTCTCGTTATGGAACCATTAGTACAAGCTGCAGCAGGCATGCTTGTTATGCCTCATGGCTATTTGAAACGGGTTCGTGAATTAACGGCGAAACATGACGTATTCCTCATTGTCGATGAAGTAGCCACAGGCTTTGGTCGTACAGGTAAATTCTTTGCCTGTGAACACGAAGGGGTAGCGCCAGACTTCATGACCTTGTCCAAAGGTATTACTGGCGGTTATATGCCTCTCGCTGCTACATTGACGACACAACGTGTATTCGATGCCTTCCTCGGTACATTTGAAGAAAAGAAAACCTTCTACCATGGCCACTCCTATACAGGGAATGCCTTGGCTTGTGCCGTCGCACTAGCTTCTTTACAAGTATTCCGCGATGAAAAGGTTATCGAAGGATTACCTAAGAAAATCGAGGCTTTCACCAATGCATTGAAGCCAATCGAAAACTTGAAACATGTTAAAGAGGTTCGTCAACGAGGCCTCATCGTAGGGATTGAACTTGAAAAAGATGTGGCTACTCATGAGGCGTATCGTCCAAATGATGCGGTAGGGGCTAAAGTGGCCATCCTTGCTCGTGAACAAGGCCTCATCTGCCGTCCAATCGGTGATGTGGTAATCCTCATGCCGCCATTGGCGTCCACTGTGGAACAATTAGAGGATATGGTTCGCATTGTTGGTGAAAGTATCCAACGCGCTACTGAAGAAGAGGGAATCCTCGAAGACTTACGACCAATAATTCTATAA
- the bioD gene encoding dethiobiotin synthase — protein sequence MKQLGISIIGTDTDVGKTFVTGLLGAMAVDDGFAVGMVKPVSSSAVPFPECVTMDEDNYNVGLESKDATHLMRCAGIPESRRHEVNPYAIAGDFSPRLAAELSGIEIDYDGVVAHTLDVVNRYDLTFVEGAGGITTPLYGDKTFTDLMKDIKLPAIVVADGRLGSINRAILTCEYAKMHGIEVKAIIVNDTTAVDPFLLKTNVEDMERYTGIPVVAVVPPYQGPDIQKVQLGWARSFVDSKKVWNTVLGI from the coding sequence ATGAAGCAGTTAGGTATTTCTATAATTGGTACAGATACAGATGTAGGCAAGACGTTTGTGACAGGGCTGTTAGGGGCCATGGCTGTAGATGATGGTTTTGCGGTTGGTATGGTTAAACCAGTGTCCTCTAGTGCGGTACCTTTTCCTGAATGTGTAACGATGGATGAGGATAATTATAATGTTGGCCTTGAAAGCAAGGATGCTACGCATTTAATGCGTTGCGCAGGTATTCCTGAATCTCGTCGTCATGAGGTTAACCCATATGCTATCGCTGGTGATTTTTCTCCCCGTCTTGCAGCAGAGTTATCTGGTATAGAAATCGATTATGATGGTGTAGTAGCTCATACATTAGATGTTGTTAATCGCTATGATCTAACCTTTGTAGAAGGTGCTGGTGGTATTACAACACCTCTTTACGGCGATAAAACATTCACGGATTTAATGAAAGATATTAAATTACCAGCCATCGTTGTAGCTGATGGACGATTGGGCTCCATTAACCGCGCGATTTTGACTTGTGAATACGCGAAGATGCATGGTATTGAGGTGAAAGCTATCATCGTAAATGATACAACGGCAGTAGATCCATTCTTATTGAAAACAAATGTAGAGGATATGGAACGATATACAGGTATTCCTGTAGTAGCTGTTGTACCGCCATACCAAGGGCCAGATATTCAAAAGGTTCAGCTTGGTTGGGCTCGATCCTTTGTGGATTCTAAGAAGGTATGGAATACAGTATTAGGTATATAG
- a CDS encoding carbonic anhydrase translates to MIDIKQIIETNKEYVKNHPELPKAGLTSHPTKKLGIVTCMDTRLVCMLEDALGFNRGEIIVIKTAGNSVTQPIDNIVQSLLVATYGMEIEDVLIIGHENCGMIDFSATTFMESMKEKGISEDAIRMIEPGLIDWMDRFHISEDNVIYTVNFLRHHPLFPKGMGFYGGMMDPDTGEFRYLEI, encoded by the coding sequence ATGATTGATATTAAACAAATAATTGAAACCAATAAAGAGTATGTGAAAAACCACCCAGAATTACCAAAAGCAGGATTAACAAGCCATCCTACAAAAAAACTAGGTATTGTCACATGTATGGATACGCGTTTAGTCTGCATGCTAGAAGATGCACTAGGTTTTAACCGTGGCGAAATTATCGTCATTAAAACAGCCGGCAATAGCGTAACACAACCAATCGATAATATCGTACAAAGTTTGCTAGTTGCTACTTATGGTATGGAGATTGAAGACGTATTAATCATTGGCCATGAAAACTGTGGTATGATTGATTTCTCTGCTACTACATTTATGGAGTCAATGAAAGAAAAAGGTATCAGTGAAGATGCGATTCGCATGATCGAACCAGGCCTTATTGACTGGATGGATCGTTTCCATATCTCCGAAGACAATGTAATCTATACAGTTAACTTCTTGCGTCACCATCCACTATTCCCAAAAGGAATGGGATTCTATGGAGGGATGATGGATCCTGATACAGGCGAATTCCGCTACCTTGAAATATAA
- a CDS encoding YeiH family protein, with amino-acid sequence MGINQKTLPGILLCAVLAIPCWLLGLEFHLIGSPIFAIILGIIIGSVFTSWKREKTGAGIGFTSKKILQWAVILLGFGLNITQILHVGWISLPVIISTIATSLIVSYVIYRLTHIDSNTAVLIGVGSSICGGSAIAAAAPVIKAEDQDIAQAISVVFFFNVVAAFVFPPFGDAIGLSNMGFGLFAGTAVNDTSSVTATAAVWDSMKGTGTQVLEYATIVKLTRTLAIIPICLGLASYQVYKAKQSAAQADGSSVSIAKIFPKFVLYFVICSLITTVLSYANVDIQFLSVFKTISKYFITMAMVAIGLNTNIVKLIKSGGSALALGACCWIAITAVSLATQHMIGLW; translated from the coding sequence ATGGGTATCAATCAAAAAACGTTGCCAGGCATTCTGCTCTGTGCAGTCCTCGCTATTCCTTGTTGGCTATTAGGCCTAGAGTTTCATCTAATCGGTAGCCCAATCTTTGCTATCATCTTAGGTATAATTATTGGCTCCGTATTCACATCTTGGAAGCGCGAAAAAACTGGTGCCGGCATCGGCTTCACATCTAAAAAGATTTTACAATGGGCTGTTATTTTATTGGGCTTTGGCTTAAATATTACACAGATTTTACATGTAGGTTGGATTTCATTACCTGTCATCATTTCAACCATCGCTACATCCTTAATCGTGTCCTATGTTATCTATCGACTCACTCATATCGACTCTAATACAGCTGTACTTATCGGCGTAGGTTCCTCCATTTGTGGTGGTTCTGCTATCGCTGCAGCTGCACCAGTCATCAAGGCAGAGGATCAAGATATTGCACAGGCTATCTCCGTTGTATTCTTCTTCAATGTAGTAGCAGCTTTTGTATTCCCTCCATTTGGTGATGCTATTGGTCTTTCCAATATGGGCTTTGGTCTATTTGCTGGTACCGCCGTAAACGATACATCCTCTGTAACAGCTACAGCTGCCGTATGGGATAGTATGAAAGGCACTGGTACACAAGTACTAGAATATGCGACAATCGTTAAATTAACACGTACCCTCGCTATTATTCCTATTTGTTTAGGTTTAGCAAGTTACCAAGTATATAAAGCAAAACAAAGTGCTGCTCAAGCTGATGGTAGCAGTGTTAGCATCGCTAAAATCTTCCCTAAATTTGTTTTATACTTTGTGATTTGTTCTCTTATTACAACAGTATTATCCTATGCGAATGTAGATATTCAATTCTTGAGTGTATTCAAAACTATTTCCAAATACTTTATTACAATGGCCATGGTTGCTATAGGACTTAATACTAATATCGTAAAATTGATAAAATCCGGTGGTTCTGCCCTTGCATTGGGTGCTTGTTGCTGGATTGCCATCACAGCAGTCAGCCTAGCTACACAACATATGATTGGTTTATGGTAA
- a CDS encoding LysE/ArgO family amino acid transporter, producing MYFLQGLLVGLATFAPVGMQNLFIINTALVQPIRRIILTLIILALFDMSLSTAAFFGIGAILEMWPLTKLIVLLFGGLLIVYMGFNIFRTEPDMRNVNTHIPIRKIIISAIAVSWGNPQAVLDATMMLGAFQANIPEENIYHFFGGFLVMTPIWFGSLAATMHLLAKKIKITHMAWINRFCGAVLVIYGIKLFIDGVTMLLEYI from the coding sequence ATGTACTTCTTACAAGGACTTCTTGTCGGTCTCGCAACATTTGCCCCTGTTGGCATGCAAAACCTCTTCATCATCAACACAGCATTGGTACAGCCTATACGTCGTATCATATTGACCCTTATCATATTGGCACTATTTGATATGAGCCTCAGTACGGCAGCCTTCTTTGGCATCGGCGCCATTCTTGAAATGTGGCCGCTTACAAAGCTTATCGTACTCCTTTTTGGGGGCCTACTGATTGTATACATGGGCTTTAATATATTCAGAACTGAACCAGATATGCGCAATGTTAACACGCATATCCCTATTCGTAAGATTATCATATCTGCTATCGCTGTATCTTGGGGCAATCCTCAAGCAGTACTTGATGCAACTATGATGCTCGGTGCTTTTCAAGCTAATATCCCAGAAGAGAACATTTACCACTTCTTTGGCGGTTTTTTAGTTATGACACCAATTTGGTTTGGATCCTTAGCCGCTACCATGCATCTGTTAGCAAAAAAAATCAAAATCACCCATATGGCTTGGATCAACCGCTTCTGTGGCGCTGTCCTCGTCATTTATGGTATAAAATTGTTCATCGATGGGGTTACAATGCTTTTAGAATATATTTAA
- a CDS encoding LysR family transcriptional regulator: MLLKQLEYFVCVVDNNSFTQAATEQYVSQSAISQQIKALETSLGVELMVREKRSFHLTPAGQYLYRSGKKLLERFHDIKVETTRIGTDARVSLRIGYLNRYSGMAMQQTVIRMAKRYKNLDIRMYSGSHEELYGMLDDRRVDVIFNDQWQILSDDFESHLIDKATTVIEVPQGYTKEGSVEIKTIDDLPLILVCRGKYTIGEEEHYRKAIGYAGAFAYARTLEEARYLVAGQQGLLLLDRFKYLTDSMPGIERKVLTNHGKSMERNYYFVSQRNQSNTYVEAFREMFNQVLSEF, translated from the coding sequence ATGTTATTAAAACAATTAGAGTATTTTGTGTGTGTAGTTGATAATAATAGTTTTACCCAAGCTGCGACAGAGCAATATGTGTCTCAATCTGCTATTTCACAACAAATTAAAGCCCTTGAAACGAGTCTTGGGGTGGAGCTGATGGTGAGAGAAAAGAGAAGCTTTCACCTAACACCAGCGGGACAATATCTATATCGCTCTGGTAAAAAATTACTAGAACGGTTTCACGATATTAAGGTAGAAACAACCCGCATCGGCACAGATGCACGTGTCAGTTTACGGATTGGTTATTTGAATCGTTATAGTGGAATGGCTATGCAGCAAACGGTCATTCGCATGGCGAAGCGCTATAAAAATCTAGATATCCGTATGTATAGTGGCAGCCATGAAGAACTGTATGGCATGTTAGATGATCGCCGTGTAGATGTGATTTTTAATGATCAGTGGCAGATTTTATCTGATGATTTTGAAAGTCATTTGATCGATAAGGCGACTACCGTGATTGAGGTGCCACAAGGGTATACAAAGGAAGGCAGCGTTGAAATTAAAACGATTGATGATTTACCCCTTATCCTAGTATGCCGTGGTAAGTATACGATAGGAGAGGAGGAGCACTATCGTAAGGCCATTGGCTATGCTGGAGCCTTTGCGTATGCTCGTACTTTAGAGGAAGCGCGCTATTTAGTGGCAGGCCAACAAGGCTTATTGTTATTAGATCGCTTTAAATACTTAACAGACTCCATGCCTGGCATTGAGCGCAAGGTATTGACTAATCATGGCAAATCCATGGAACGTAATTACTACTTTGTATCTCAACGAAATCAAAGTAATACCTATGTAGAAGCCTTTAGAGAAATGTTTAATCAAGTTTTGTCAGAGTTTTAA
- a CDS encoding MFS transporter has translation MDSSWKRIIYLICIIQIGGGITIIGVLSFLPLFLIELGLHNPGEAAMWAGIVSGVTPCMVALSAPYWSRKANQLGPRKVMMFILFTLMVTVGACAFTQTPSQLLVLRILQGVVGGYVPIGLAIIVLITPEEKVPWAMGLYQASMVMGLVFGPLMGGLAADLLGYRAPFFVFSGLTGICLLGIYFLMPNLQFKHKVDAQESQISLIKSFLMIPRVRLLVAMQFLCNFGITGIGPILPLYIKHYMSVNDEFVATIVGIIIFGAGLFSALASISISKVTQRLTMPRIIFTATWAVGSLFILQYLMPSIWGLGIFRAIAGFFMGFIAPIANTLISKAVPIERRGIVFGAVSSVAMMGNVLGPVISGIIARAFGYGAVFWSTAAIFFVASWFVYRNLVVSSKYQ, from the coding sequence ATGGATTCTTCTTGGAAACGAATTATTTATCTGATCTGTATTATACAGATCGGTGGGGGAATAACGATTATAGGGGTACTATCATTCCTTCCGTTATTTCTTATAGAGCTAGGTTTACATAATCCAGGTGAAGCTGCTATGTGGGCTGGTATCGTATCAGGTGTAACGCCTTGTATGGTAGCGCTCAGTGCACCGTATTGGTCGCGCAAGGCAAATCAACTGGGACCACGTAAGGTAATGATGTTTATCTTATTTACCTTAATGGTTACAGTAGGGGCCTGTGCTTTCACACAAACCCCGTCTCAGCTATTGGTTCTAAGAATTTTGCAAGGTGTAGTAGGTGGCTATGTACCGATAGGTTTAGCTATTATTGTCCTCATAACGCCTGAGGAAAAGGTGCCATGGGCGATGGGGCTATATCAAGCCTCTATGGTGATGGGGCTCGTGTTTGGACCTCTTATGGGGGGCTTAGCGGCCGATCTATTAGGCTATAGGGCACCATTCTTTGTATTTTCTGGATTGACTGGAATTTGCTTATTAGGTATTTATTTCTTAATGCCTAATCTGCAGTTTAAGCACAAGGTTGATGCTCAAGAATCACAGATTTCTTTGATTAAATCATTTCTAATGATACCCCGAGTTCGCCTATTAGTAGCGATGCAGTTTTTGTGTAATTTTGGTATTACTGGCATTGGTCCAATCTTACCGCTTTATATCAAACATTATATGTCTGTGAATGATGAATTTGTTGCTACTATTGTGGGCATCATTATCTTTGGAGCTGGTTTGTTTAGCGCATTGGCATCCATTTCAATCAGTAAGGTTACACAACGATTGACGATGCCACGTATTATCTTTACCGCTACATGGGCTGTGGGGTCCCTATTTATCTTGCAATACTTGATGCCTAGCATATGGGGCCTTGGTATATTCCGTGCTATTGCAGGATTCTTTATGGGCTTTATTGCACCAATCGCAAATACCCTAATATCTAAAGCTGTTCCTATTGAGCGGCGCGGTATTGTCTTTGGGGCCGTATCTAGTGTAGCTATGATGGGCAATGTATTGGGGCCTGTTATTAGTGGTATTATTGCACGTGCTTTTGGCTATGGTGCTGTATTCTGGTCTACAGCGGCTATATTCTTTGTAGCGTCCTGGTTTGTATACCGTAATTTAGTTGTGTCTAGCAAATACCAATGA
- a CDS encoding putative porin, which translates to MMKRKMTSAFAVAAMMGVATAFAVNPFSDVPSDSWAYQAVDQLATAGIINGYPDGTFKGQNNITRYEMAQMIAKGMANQDRANAEQQAMLNRLADEFSNELNTLGVRVAKLEDRVGNVKVTGDARINYIGREGIDGYDYEDKITARVRLGLDAKVNKNTSVKARITTGSIELGDSSKEAQANWDLAYVEHKFGKNVVVDAGRYTQKFGGGLIYSSNFDGVGATAKVGKKVTLNGAYGYMTAGRFAKTSKADNGDVGLINANVAVNDRFSFGGMFAHVGTTNVRMGNGKKNNEFDNVYGFNAKYNVGKLGIDGEWVKASGLSDSDIWNVGVKWGDYKINKKNSWIIRLDYFDQAKNAPVFKTQKYESNDLLKKTRYEGYKAWQLGASYAPEKNIGINAYYGFNAKTQDGNRVNDYYRADLNFKF; encoded by the coding sequence ATGATGAAGCGTAAAATGACTAGTGCTTTTGCAGTAGCAGCCATGATGGGTGTGGCTACAGCCTTTGCTGTCAACCCCTTCTCCGATGTTCCGTCCGATAGCTGGGCTTACCAAGCGGTAGATCAATTAGCTACAGCTGGTATTATCAATGGTTATCCTGATGGTACTTTCAAAGGCCAAAATAACATTACTCGTTACGAAATGGCTCAAATGATTGCGAAAGGCATGGCTAATCAAGATCGTGCTAATGCAGAACAACAAGCTATGTTGAACCGCTTGGCCGACGAGTTCTCCAACGAATTGAATACACTTGGTGTGCGTGTAGCTAAATTGGAAGACCGCGTAGGCAATGTAAAGGTTACTGGTGATGCTCGTATCAACTACATCGGCAGAGAGGGTATCGATGGTTATGATTATGAAGATAAAATTACAGCCCGTGTACGTTTAGGTCTAGATGCAAAGGTTAATAAAAATACATCTGTTAAAGCACGTATTACAACAGGCTCTATTGAGTTAGGTGATAGTTCTAAAGAAGCTCAAGCTAACTGGGATTTGGCATATGTAGAGCACAAATTTGGTAAAAATGTAGTCGTTGATGCTGGTCGTTATACTCAAAAATTTGGCGGCGGCTTGATTTATAGCTCTAACTTTGATGGTGTAGGTGCTACAGCTAAGGTAGGTAAAAAAGTTACATTAAATGGTGCGTATGGTTATATGACAGCAGGCCGTTTTGCTAAGACGAGTAAAGCTGATAATGGTGATGTAGGTCTTATCAATGCCAATGTGGCTGTTAATGATCGCTTTAGCTTTGGCGGTATGTTTGCTCATGTTGGTACCACGAATGTACGTATGGGTAATGGCAAGAAAAATAACGAATTCGATAATGTATATGGCTTTAATGCTAAATACAATGTTGGTAAACTCGGTATTGATGGTGAGTGGGTAAAAGCATCTGGCTTAAGTGATTCTGATATTTGGAACGTAGGCGTTAAATGGGGCGATTATAAAATTAACAAGAAGAACTCTTGGATTATCCGCTTAGATTACTTTGATCAAGCTAAAAATGCACCTGTATTTAAAACGCAAAAATATGAATCTAATGATTTATTAAAGAAAACACGGTATGAAGGTTATAAAGCATGGCAATTAGGTGCATCTTATGCACCAGAGAAAAATATTGGTATTAATGCATACTATGGCTTTAATGCTAAAACACAAGACGGCAATCGTGTAAATGATTACTACCGTGCAGACCTTAACTTCAAATTCTAA
- the narI gene encoding respiratory nitrate reductase subunit gamma, translating to MNLFLWGALPYIAFTFLIVGTLVRFFYFERNWTTKSSEFLEKKQLRIANPLFHFGLLCVIGGHVVGVLIPKTWTAAIGINDHMYHQGALYMGAVAGIIFIVGFLLLMKRRFTVPAMKVNTSGLDKWLYLFLTLAIFSGMAGTLLNASGFFDYRVSIGPWFRSLLSFMPDPSLMEGVPFMFKFHMLAWMVVAIIFPFSRLVHCLSVPLNYLTRPFIVYRKRDEK from the coding sequence ATGAATCTATTCCTTTGGGGCGCTTTGCCTTACATCGCATTCACCTTCTTAATCGTAGGTACCTTGGTTCGTTTCTTCTACTTTGAAAGAAACTGGACTACAAAATCGAGTGAATTTTTAGAGAAAAAACAATTGCGCATCGCTAATCCATTGTTCCACTTTGGTTTACTATGCGTTATCGGTGGTCACGTTGTAGGTGTATTAATTCCTAAAACTTGGACTGCTGCTATTGGTATTAATGACCATATGTATCATCAAGGTGCGTTATATATGGGTGCTGTAGCTGGTATTATTTTCATCGTAGGCTTCTTGCTCTTGATGAAACGCCGCTTTACAGTGCCTGCTATGAAAGTTAACACATCTGGCCTCGATAAATGGTTATATTTGTTCTTAACATTAGCCATTTTCAGCGGTATGGCTGGTACATTGCTTAATGCATCTGGTTTCTTTGATTACCGCGTATCTATCGGTCCTTGGTTCCGTAGCTTACTATCCTTTATGCCTGATCCATCCTTGATGGAAGGCGTACCATTCATGTTTAAATTCCATATGTTAGCGTGGATGGTGGTAGCTATTATCTTCCCATTCAGCCGTTTGGTACACTGCTTGAGTGTTCCACTCAACTACTTAACACGTCCGTTCATTGTATATCGTAAACGAGACGAAAAATAA